TGCGGGTGAGATGGACGGGTTCCACGAAGCGACCGGCGCGGTGAGATCGCGGCGGGTGTCGTGATCGGGGATCGTCTCGCCGCTATAGTGATCGCCGTTCGAAACCAGCGGCCAGCCGTAGTTGCGCCCCGCTTCGATCCGATTGACTTCGTCGCCGCCCCTGGGACCCATTTCGACTTCCCACAACGCGCCGCTGCTGTCGAAGGCGATGCCGAGCAGATTGCGGTGGCCATAGCTCCAGATGGCGGGGTGAAAGCCCTTTTCGGCGAGCGGATTGCCCGGGGCTGGTTCGCCGTCCGGCGTCAGGCGCAGCACCTTGCCCAGCGTCGATCGCGGATCCTGGGCGGGATCGAATTTCTGCCGATCGCCATTGGTGAAGAACAGATATTGCCCGTCGGGTGAAAAGGCGATGCGCCCCGAATAATGGCCGTCGCCCGAAACATAGGGGGTCGCCTGAAACAGCCGTTCGACATCGGCGAGGCGCGCACTGCCGCCTTCCTCGTCGAGTCTGCCGCGCGCGAGCACCACGCCCTTGCCGCCCGGCCCGGATTCGGAAAAGCTGAAATAGACGAGCCGGTTCGCCTCGAAATCGGGGTGGAGGACGACGTCCATCAGTCCGCCCTGCCCGTCATTGTCGACGGCGGGGATGTCCGTGACTTCGCTGCGGGTCTGTCCGTCGGACGAAAGCAGCCAGAGCGATCCGGCCTTTTCGGTGACGAGCATCCGCCCCCCGGGGAGGAAAGCCATCGCCCAGGGCGATTCGAAATCGGCGACGGTGGCGATCGTGAAGGGGCGTCCCGATTGCAGCATCGCCGCATCGGGCCCCGGCGTGGCGCCGCCTTGTCCCGGCGGCTGCGCCGAACAGGCGATCAGGGTAAAGGCGGTGGCGGCGATCAGGCCGGTGGCGGTGCGGCGCATCTGCGAATCTCCGATAATGGCTCCGTTACTTTCGCAACGCGTCGCGGGTCGGTGCGTTGCGCGGGCCGGCGACCCTAACCGGCATCGGCGGGAGCGGACCAGACGAAATCGATGCATGCGCACTTGCCCGGCGACGCGGCTTGGACTATATCGCTCCTGCTTTCTCGACATTGGTGACATTGCCGAGGTCGGGGCCCTTCGGGCTCCGGCGCCGAAGCCGCATATGTATTTCAGGAGCCCGGATGGCCGATATCGCCGCATTGACCGACATCATCGAACCCGAAGCG
This genomic interval from Sphingosinithalassobacter tenebrarum contains the following:
- a CDS encoding PQQ-dependent sugar dehydrogenase: MRRTATGLIAATAFTLIACSAQPPGQGGATPGPDAAMLQSGRPFTIATVADFESPWAMAFLPGGRMLVTEKAGSLWLLSSDGQTRSEVTDIPAVDNDGQGGLMDVVLHPDFEANRLVYFSFSESGPGGKGVVLARGRLDEEGGSARLADVERLFQATPYVSGDGHYSGRIAFSPDGQYLFFTNGDRQKFDPAQDPRSTLGKVLRLTPDGEPAPGNPLAEKGFHPAIWSYGHRNLLGIAFDSSGALWEVEMGPRGGDEVNRIEAGRNYGWPLVSNGDHYSGETIPDHDTRRDLTAPVASWNPSISPAGLIVYSGKLWPQWKDDLFLGALSGKALIRVEVNPASAPRIEQWDMDTRIRDVAEGPDGAIWLLEDGRRGAAGKLMRLTPAE